The Immundisolibacter sp. region GCTGCCGCTACCAGGCCGCCGACGAGCCCCTCAACCGTTTTGCCGGGGCTTACCTGGGGACACAGCTTGCGCGAACCAAGACGGCGGCCGACCAGGTAAGCGGCGCTGTCGGCTGCCCACACCAGGGACAGACACACCAGCAGCAGTCCGCGGTGCCCTGCCGCCAAGCGGCTGAGCGCCAGCCAGGCTGGAACCACCGCTATCCCGATGATCAGGGCCTGTGCCAAAGGTCCGCCGAGCCAGGCTGGCAGCGACGGATAGCGCAGCACCAGCCCCAGAGCAAGCGCCCACCACAGCAATGCGACCGCCAGCACCATCGCGCCCACAACAGTCGGCAGGAAATACAAAGCGAGCATGGTCGCGGCGAGAGTCGCCAGCAGTGGCCAGCGCCAGGCGCCCTCCAGCCCCGGACACATGCCCGCCCATTCCCACACGGCGACTAACGCGATGGCCGCGAACACCGCCAGGATCAAGACCGTGCTGCCCTGCCATAGCAGCAGCAGAACCAAACACAACAACAGGGCGGCGGTGAGAAGGCGCGATCTAGGCACCAGTCCCGCCAATGCGTAGTTGTTCATCGGTGCGACCGAAGCGTCGTTCACGGTTGGCAAACCAATCCAAGGCCAGATCCAGCGCGGCGGGGTCGAAGTCCGGCCACAGGGTGTCCGTAAAATAAAGCTCCGCATAGGCCAGATGCCAAAGCAGAAAATTGCTGATACGAAACTCACCCCCGGTGCGGATCAGCAGGTCTACCGGCGGCGCCTGGTCGAGGGCTAGCCAAGGCGTGAAGCTGGCTTCGTCGAGTGTTGCCGGGTCGAACTCACCGGCGGCGGTGGCGGCGACGATGCGCCGGGCGGCCTGCACAATGTCCCATCGCCCACCGTAGTTGGCCGCCACCGTAAGGCGCATGCCGTTGCAGTGGGCGCTGTCCGCCTCCACCCGCGCGATGGTCTTTTGCAAGCGAACCGGCAGGGCGGCGCGATCGCCAATGACCGTCAGGCGAACGTTGTTTTCCACCAGACGGTTTCCCTCGTCGCGCAGCGCGCGCACGAATAGCGCCATCAGCAACGACACCTCGTCCGCCGGCCGGCGCCAATTCTCGCTACTGAAGGCAAACAGCGTGAGGTTGGCCACGCCGCGCATGGCGGCCGCCTCGACGATCTCGCGCACCACACGGGCACCGGCACGGTGACCTGCTACCCGCGGCAAGCGCCGCAGGCGCGCCCAGCGGCCATTGCCATCCATGACGATTGCGATGTGTTGCAGTGCGTGCGTGGCCGGGGGCGTGGTCACGGGGGGCGCATCAGACGTCCAGCAGGTCGGCTTCTTTCGCCGCCAGCAGGGAGTCGGTCTCGGCCACGTAACGGTCAGTGAGCTTCTGTATTTCGGCTTCTCCGCGGGTCGCCTCGTCACTCGAGATCAGTTTTTCCTTCTCCAGTTCCTTGAGCGAGGCGTTGGCGTTGCGCCGAACGTTGCGCAGGGCGACCCGGCACGCTTCGCCTTCGGAGCGCACCACCCGGATCAGTTCCTTGCGCCGCTGCTCGGTCAATGCTGGCAACGGTACGCGAATCACCATGCCCGAAGTCGAAGGATTCAAGCCAAGGTCTGATTCGCGAATGGCTTTGTCGATCGCCGCCACGGAACTCTTGTCGAACGGCGCCACCAGCAAGGTACGGGCGTCCTCGGCATTCACGTTGGCTAACTGCCGTAGCGGTGTGTCCGCGCCATAGTAGCTGACGTGGATCTGGTCCAGCAGCGCCGGATGGGCGCGTCCAGCGCGGAGTTTTTTCAGTTCTTCCTGCAGTGCATGGAGGGTTTTGACCATGCGTTGCTCGGCATCTTTGTGAACGTCATCGATCATGTTTATCTCCCCGACCGGTCTGAGGCAGACGCTGACATCAATGTTCCGACCGCCTCACCCCGAACGATGCGCGCCAACGCGCCACGGCTATGCATGTCGAATACCCGCACCGGCAAGCCATGCTCGCGAGCCAGCACCACGGCCGTGGCGTCCATCACGCCCAGATGCCGCTGCAGGACTTCATCGTAATCCAGCTGCTCATAGCGCGATGCGGTGGGATGCAACACCGGATCGGCATCGTAGACACCGTCTACTTTGGTCGATTTCAGCAGCAGCTGGGCGCCAATGTCGAGCGCACGCACGCAAGCCGCAGTATCGGTTGTGAAGTATGGATTACCAGTGCCACCGGCAAACAGAACCACCCGGCCCTTGGCAAGATGGGCCAATGCCTTGGCGCGAATGAACGGCTCTGCCACGCCGGTGACCGCCAGCGCGGACATGACCCGCGCTGGCAGACCGGCGGTTTCGAGTGCTTCATGCAGGGCGAGTGCGTTCATGACCGTGGCAAGCATGCCGATGTAATCGGCAGTGGCCCGATCGGCACCGTCGGCCGCCGCCGGCAGGCCGCGAAACAGATTGCCGCCGCCGACCACCAAACCGACTTGCACCCCCGCTGCGAGCACCGGCCTGAGTTCTTCCGCCACGGCCTGCATGGCTGGCCTGTCGAAGCCATGCGGCTTGCCTCCGGCCAGCGCCTCGCCGCTCAGCTTGAGCAGGATGCGCTGGATCTTGGGCGCTGCCGCAGCCATGGTCGATCAGCTCCGGGCTTGTTTCATCACTTCGGCGACGAAGTCGTCGGCCTGCTTTTCTATGCCCTCGCCGACTTCCAGCCGGTCAAAGCCCAGCACGCGCGCGCCGCTGCGTTTGAGCAATTGCTCAATGGTGATATCCGGATCCTTCACGAACGGTTGTCCGAGCAGGGTGATCTCCGCGGCATACTTGCGTATGCGCCCTTCGACCATCTTGGCGCGAATGTCTTCCGGCTTGCCGGACTCAGCCGCCTGCGCGTCGTAAATTTCCTTCTCCCGTGCCAGCACCTCGGCCGGGATTTGCTCGCTCGACACGCACAGGGGACGGCTGGCTGCCACGTGCATGGCCAGGTCGCGGGCCAACTCCAGGTCGCCGCCTTCGAGGTGCACCAGCACACCAATCCGGGTTCCGTGAACGTAGCTGCCGATGACGCCGGTGCCGGCTTCACGACGCACGAAGCGGCGCACGCGCAGGTTCTCACCGATCTTGGCCACCAGCTGCTGCCGGGCTTCCTCCACGGTGCCGCCGTCCATGGCCAGCGTTGACAGGTGTTCCACATCGGACGGCGCCTCGCCGAGTACCAGCGCGCCGACGGCCCGGGCGAACGCCAGGAAACCAGCATCCTTGGCGACAAAGTCGGTTTCCGAATTCACTTCGGTCAGCGCGAGCGTGCGACTGTCCTCGCTCGCCGCCAGCACAATCACGCCGTCAGCGGCAGTGCGCCCGGCTTTCTTGT contains the following coding sequences:
- the uppS gene encoding polyprenyl diphosphate synthase, translated to MTTPPATHALQHIAIVMDGNGRWARLRRLPRVAGHRAGARVVREIVEAAAMRGVANLTLFAFSSENWRRPADEVSLLMALFVRALRDEGNRLVENNVRLTVIGDRAALPVRLQKTIARVEADSAHCNGMRLTVAANYGGRWDIVQAARRIVAATAAGEFDPATLDEASFTPWLALDQAPPVDLLIRTGGEFRISNFLLWHLAYAELYFTDTLWPDFDPAALDLALDWFANRERRFGRTDEQLRIGGTGA
- the pyrH gene encoding UMP kinase; protein product: MAAAAPKIQRILLKLSGEALAGGKPHGFDRPAMQAVAEELRPVLAAGVQVGLVVGGGNLFRGLPAAADGADRATADYIGMLATVMNALALHEALETAGLPARVMSALAVTGVAEPFIRAKALAHLAKGRVVLFAGGTGNPYFTTDTAACVRALDIGAQLLLKSTKVDGVYDADPVLHPTASRYEQLDYDEVLQRHLGVMDATAVVLAREHGLPVRVFDMHSRGALARIVRGEAVGTLMSASASDRSGR
- the frr gene encoding ribosome recycling factor, with the translated sequence MIDDVHKDAEQRMVKTLHALQEELKKLRAGRAHPALLDQIHVSYYGADTPLRQLANVNAEDARTLLVAPFDKSSVAAIDKAIRESDLGLNPSTSGMVIRVPLPALTEQRRKELIRVVRSEGEACRVALRNVRRNANASLKELEKEKLISSDEATRGEAEIQKLTDRYVAETDSLLAAKEADLLDV
- a CDS encoding phosphatidate cytidylyltransferase; the encoded protein is MNNYALAGLVPRSRLLTAALLLCLVLLLLWQGSTVLILAVFAAIALVAVWEWAGMCPGLEGAWRWPLLATLAATMLALYFLPTVVGAMVLAVALLWWALALGLVLRYPSLPAWLGGPLAQALIIGIAVVPAWLALSRLAAGHRGLLLVCLSLVWAADSAAYLVGRRLGSRKLCPQVSPGKTVEGLVGGLVAAAFTGLAAGLAFRLDTAALIGLMGLTTLCAALSVVGDLAESLFKRRAGIKDSGAVLPGHGGVLDRIDALLAAAPLFALAAPLLVGD
- the tsf gene encoding translation elongation factor Ts is translated as MSVSAALVKEMRERTGLGMMECKRALTETNGDVEAAIDLMRKAGAARADKKAGRTAADGVIVLAASEDSRTLALTEVNSETDFVAKDAGFLAFARAVGALVLGEAPSDVEHLSTLAMDGGTVEEARQQLVAKIGENLRVRRFVRREAGTGVIGSYVHGTRIGVLVHLEGGDLELARDLAMHVAASRPLCVSSEQIPAEVLAREKEIYDAQAAESGKPEDIRAKMVEGRIRKYAAEITLLGQPFVKDPDITIEQLLKRSGARVLGFDRLEVGEGIEKQADDFVAEVMKQARS